A single genomic interval of Picosynechococcus sp. PCC 7003 harbors:
- a CDS encoding Rpn family recombination-promoting nuclease/putative transposase, which translates to MKTDSLFFQLFQKMPQLFFEILGEPAAWGDNYEFHSVEIKQAAYRIDGIFTPKPHTAAKTVIFVEFQFQKDEFLYERLFSEIMLYLAQNPTAEDWRAIAVYPRRSIEQENKYRHRTLLQSEQFQTVYLEDFLGQSSERLGIQLMQLIVAKEKDTQPYLDGLIQQLQGKTDPKTQAIIEMVSTIMVYKFPQLSRSEIEAMFTVSDLKQTKVYQEALTQGEKTLIIRQLSRKLGRIPPEQLSVIQHLPLITLEALGEALLDFRSPADLKAWLKSLDE; encoded by the coding sequence GTGAAAACCGATTCCCTATTCTTCCAGTTATTCCAGAAAATGCCCCAGTTATTTTTCGAGATTTTAGGGGAGCCTGCTGCCTGGGGTGATAACTATGAATTCCACTCCGTAGAAATCAAACAAGCCGCCTATCGCATTGACGGTATATTTACGCCTAAGCCCCACACCGCAGCAAAAACGGTGATTTTTGTTGAATTTCAATTCCAAAAAGATGAATTTCTCTACGAAAGACTGTTTAGCGAAATTATGCTTTATCTCGCCCAAAACCCTACAGCAGAAGATTGGCGGGCGATCGCCGTTTATCCTCGACGAAGCATTGAACAGGAAAATAAATATCGTCACCGCACCCTTTTGCAATCCGAGCAATTTCAGACAGTTTACCTAGAGGACTTTTTGGGACAGTCCAGTGAACGACTTGGCATCCAACTCATGCAGTTAATCGTTGCCAAAGAAAAAGATACTCAGCCCTATTTAGATGGTTTGATACAGCAGTTGCAGGGCAAGACAGATCCAAAAACCCAGGCAATAATAGAAATGGTTAGCACAATCATGGTTTATAAATTTCCGCAATTGAGCCGAAGTGAGATAGAAGCAATGTTTACCGTCAGCGATTTAAAGCAAACCAAAGTTTACCAAGAGGCATTAACACAGGGAGAAAAAACACTCATCATTCGACAATTAAGCCGTAAACTCGGTCGGATTCCCCCGGAACAGCTCTCTGTGATTCAACATCTTCCATTGATTACCCTCGAAGCCCTCGGAGAAGCTTTGCTGGATTTTCGTTCTCCAGCAGATCTAAAGGCTTGGCTAAAATCCCTGGATGAGTGA
- a CDS encoding alpha/beta fold hydrolase, whose amino-acid sequence MTFTPPTRHTIEINGLPLSYYEWHPGGEPVVLLHGLADHGLVWASLGESLGKKYHVVALDLRGHGDSGKPETGYTFADYSADLDGICNHFGWSKVHLLGHSWGAKIAAVWATQNPDKVKSLILADPFFMGQLPLWWRYTFPIGYRVLPFLKLLGQFESYHQAEAIAKKLKQYRGWNEWQQAICRESFLENPDGTWTSKFVKRACDEILLDILRVNGLTEPLTMPSLFVQPEGGLNRLEFQLKPYRHYLTNLQWQRVPGNHWAHMVEPEAFNQAIANFLDAL is encoded by the coding sequence ATGACTTTTACTCCCCCAACACGACACACAATCGAGATTAACGGCCTCCCTCTGAGCTATTACGAATGGCATCCGGGCGGTGAACCGGTCGTGCTGCTCCATGGCCTCGCCGATCATGGGTTGGTGTGGGCCAGCCTGGGGGAAAGTCTGGGGAAAAAATACCATGTGGTTGCCTTGGATCTCCGGGGTCATGGGGACAGTGGCAAACCGGAAACGGGCTACACTTTCGCCGACTACAGTGCCGATCTGGACGGGATTTGTAACCATTTCGGCTGGTCAAAGGTTCATCTCCTCGGTCACAGTTGGGGGGCAAAAATCGCAGCTGTATGGGCGACCCAAAACCCTGACAAGGTAAAAAGTTTGATTCTTGCTGACCCTTTTTTTATGGGACAACTGCCCCTCTGGTGGCGCTACACCTTCCCCATTGGCTACCGGGTGCTGCCCTTTTTAAAACTCCTAGGTCAGTTCGAGAGTTATCACCAGGCCGAGGCGATCGCTAAAAAGCTCAAACAATATCGGGGTTGGAACGAGTGGCAACAGGCAATCTGTCGGGAAAGCTTTCTGGAAAATCCCGATGGCACCTGGACAAGCAAATTTGTGAAGCGCGCCTGTGATGAAATTTTGCTCGATATTCTGCGGGTCAACGGCCTGACAGAACCTCTAACCATGCCGAGCCTGTTTGTGCAACCGGAAGGGGGTTTAAATCGCCTTGAATTCCAGCTCAAGCCCTACCGCCACTATTTAACCAATCTCCAGTGGCAGAGAGTCCCCGGCAACCATTGGGCCCACATGGTCGAGCCGGAAGCCTTTAATCAGGCGATCGCCAATTTTCTCGACGCTTTGTAA
- a CDS encoding tRNA-(ms[2]io[6]A)-hydroxylase, translated as MTAATLPRIKFLQEPTRPEWIELALDNLDTILLDHSHCERKAAGVALNMMFRYPSAVELVKALTAIAKEELEHFELVNQWLERKNIPLAPLNAPPYGGQLRKLIRPQEPERLLDSLLISALIEARSHERLGLLGEHCPEPDLAKFYRGLMASEARHYGAYWLLATTYYDQDLVNQRLAELAIAESEILATLHPEPRIHS; from the coding sequence ATGACTGCTGCAACGTTACCCCGGATTAAGTTTCTCCAGGAACCGACCCGCCCGGAATGGATCGAACTCGCCCTCGATAATCTGGACACTATCCTACTGGATCACTCCCACTGTGAACGGAAAGCGGCGGGGGTAGCCTTGAATATGATGTTTCGCTATCCGTCGGCGGTGGAATTGGTCAAAGCTCTAACGGCGATCGCCAAGGAAGAATTAGAGCATTTCGAGCTGGTGAACCAGTGGCTAGAACGGAAAAATATTCCCCTGGCTCCCTTAAATGCGCCCCCCTATGGCGGTCAGTTGCGCAAATTGATCCGGCCCCAGGAACCGGAACGGCTGTTGGATTCTTTGTTAATTTCAGCGCTCATTGAAGCCCGCTCCCACGAACGCTTAGGACTGTTGGGGGAACATTGCCCGGAACCGGATTTGGCGAAATTTTATCGGGGGTTGATGGCTTCAGAAGCACGGCATTATGGGGCTTACTGGCTATTGGCAACGACTTATTACGATCAAGATTTGGTGAATCAGCGACTGGCAGAATTGGCGATCGCCGAAAGTGAAATTCTTGCCACTCTCCACCCGGAACCCCGGATCCATAGCTAG
- a CDS encoding mannose-1-phosphate guanylyltransferase translates to MTFIPVILAGGKGERFWPLSRQDRPKQFLSLDGSGISLLQATANRLVSQENWPDLWVITAAQVADLVREQLPQLPQRNILVEPERRDTAAAIAWTCLELAKYYPADTVVAFFPADHWIGDPDKFRATLDYAANFVKDKLAIATIGIKPDYPATGYGYIEQGEAVETGIFKVNQFYEKPGTAVAKSFLETGKFSWNSGIFLFSIRTALQELANYAPEILEPLQNQGIDAYNTLPKISIDYALMEKTEHAYVLPAEFGWDDLGDWRSLERLLPPDAVTNVCVGTHHAFETERAIVYSDNPGETVVTLGVSDVVVVRQGDVTLIVDKHRTQDIKKILGYLPKNLL, encoded by the coding sequence ATGACTTTTATTCCCGTAATTTTGGCTGGTGGTAAGGGCGAACGCTTTTGGCCCCTCAGTCGTCAAGACCGCCCAAAACAGTTCCTCAGCCTTGATGGGTCTGGGATCAGTTTGCTCCAGGCGACGGCAAATCGTTTAGTTTCCCAGGAAAATTGGCCAGACCTCTGGGTCATCACGGCGGCACAAGTTGCGGATCTGGTGCGGGAACAACTGCCCCAACTGCCCCAACGCAATATTTTGGTGGAACCGGAACGGCGGGATACGGCAGCGGCGATCGCCTGGACTTGTTTAGAACTGGCGAAATATTACCCCGCAGATACGGTGGTGGCTTTTTTCCCCGCAGACCATTGGATTGGCGACCCAGACAAATTCCGGGCAACCCTCGACTATGCCGCGAATTTTGTCAAAGATAAATTGGCGATCGCCACCATCGGCATCAAACCAGACTATCCCGCCACGGGCTACGGCTACATCGAACAGGGGGAAGCAGTCGAAACGGGCATTTTTAAGGTGAATCAATTCTACGAAAAACCTGGTACGGCGGTGGCAAAATCTTTCCTCGAAACGGGTAAATTTAGCTGGAACAGTGGGATTTTCCTTTTTTCGATCCGCACGGCGCTCCAAGAACTCGCTAACTACGCCCCTGAAATCCTCGAACCTTTGCAAAATCAGGGAATCGACGCCTACAACACGCTGCCAAAAATCAGCATTGACTACGCCCTCATGGAAAAAACAGAACACGCCTATGTGTTGCCTGCCGAGTTCGGTTGGGATGATCTGGGAGATTGGCGATCGCTCGAAAGATTACTCCCACCCGATGCAGTGACCAATGTTTGTGTCGGCACGCACCATGCCTTCGAGACGGAACGGGCGATTGTGTACAGTGACAATCCCGGTGAAACGGTGGTGACCCTCGGTGTTTCCGATGTGGTGGTGGTGCGCCAGGGGGATGTGACCTTGATTGTGGATAAACATCGCACCCAAGATATTAAAAAAATTCTCGGCTATCTCCCGAAAAATCTTCTGTAA
- a CDS encoding lipoate--protein ligase family protein has translation MAAVWHYIPPIEASGKTQMAIDAWLLDQHLQGKIPSVLRFYTWKPVAISLGYHQRKYPDFWDNLTYKGEKVDLVRRPSGGRAVLHQGDLTYAIITSGLKGSRQENYETLCQFLIAGFGELGIPLSYGHQQRNYGHFDSCFRTHTKADLVTETGYKLIGSAQLRRQGAILQHGSIRLTPDLGLYEKVFSEALQPMPNLEQHSSSQIISTLSQALQNCFDLVFVETVVRSGRDLP, from the coding sequence ATGGCTGCAGTTTGGCACTATATTCCGCCCATCGAAGCGTCTGGGAAAACCCAAATGGCGATCGATGCTTGGCTTCTCGATCAGCATCTCCAGGGTAAAATCCCTTCTGTACTACGGTTTTACACTTGGAAGCCCGTCGCAATTTCCCTCGGCTACCATCAGCGAAAATATCCTGATTTTTGGGACAATTTGACCTACAAAGGCGAAAAAGTGGATCTGGTGCGGCGTCCAAGCGGGGGGCGAGCGGTACTCCACCAAGGAGATCTGACCTACGCAATTATTACGTCTGGGTTGAAGGGGAGTCGCCAGGAAAATTATGAAACTCTCTGCCAATTTCTTATTGCTGGGTTTGGGGAACTGGGGATTCCTTTAAGTTATGGCCACCAGCAACGCAATTATGGGCATTTTGATAGCTGTTTTCGTACCCATACCAAGGCGGATCTGGTGACAGAAACGGGTTATAAACTGATTGGTTCCGCACAATTACGTCGCCAAGGGGCAATTTTGCAACATGGATCCATCCGCCTTACTCCTGATCTGGGTTTGTATGAGAAAGTTTTTAGCGAGGCTCTACAACCCATGCCAAACCTTGAACAGCATTCTTCCAGCCAAATAATTTCTACGCTTTCCCAAGCGCTGCAAAATTGTTTTGATCTTGTTTTTGTAGAGACAGTTGTGAGATCTGGTAGGGATCTACCATAG
- a CDS encoding Vat family streptogramin A O-acetyltransferase: MYGADPNDPHPMAGFPQICFIRNTVTNPNIIIGDYTYYDDPEDSENFERNVLYHFPFIGDRLIIGKFCALARGVKFIMNGGNHKVDGFSTYPFQIFGDGWDKLALQPSDFPYKGDTVVGNDVWIGYEAVIMPGVHVGDGAIIAAKSVVVNDVPPYTIVGGNPAKCIRQRFPDEVIKTLLSVAWWDWEIEKITRNLEKIVAADLDALLKCE, from the coding sequence GTGTACGGAGCAGACCCCAATGATCCGCATCCCATGGCAGGATTTCCGCAGATTTGTTTTATCCGAAATACGGTCACAAATCCAAATATCATCATCGGTGATTACACTTATTACGACGATCCAGAGGATTCAGAAAATTTTGAGCGCAATGTTTTGTATCACTTTCCTTTCATTGGCGATCGCCTAATTATTGGCAAATTCTGCGCCTTAGCCAGGGGAGTCAAGTTCATCATGAACGGGGGAAACCATAAAGTAGATGGTTTTTCGACCTATCCATTTCAGATTTTTGGTGATGGTTGGGATAAGCTCGCTCTGCAACCCAGTGACTTTCCCTATAAAGGCGATACAGTCGTCGGCAATGATGTCTGGATTGGCTATGAAGCCGTCATTATGCCCGGCGTTCATGTGGGAGATGGTGCGATTATTGCCGCCAAATCAGTTGTGGTCAATGATGTTCCTCCCTATACCATTGTGGGCGGTAACCCAGCCAAATGTATTCGTCAACGCTTTCCCGATGAAGTGATTAAAACCTTACTATCAGTAGCGTGGTGGGATTGGGAGATTGAGAAAATTACCCGCAATTTAGAAAAAATTGTCGCAGCGGATTTGGATGCTTTGCTCAAATGTGAATAA
- a CDS encoding bifunctional acetate--CoA ligase family protein/GNAT family N-acetyltransferase, with the protein MSTSPLTITIDPAYDILRSEKQPLSYFFNPKSVAIIGATDKEGSVGRTLLWNLISNPFGGTVYPVNPKRNSVLGVKAYKSIAEVPEPVELAVIAIPARLVPTVVQECVDVGVKAAIIISAGFKEIGEEGKALEKEIMAIAAGKLRIIGPNCLGLMNPHSGLNATFAHAMAQPGHVGFISQSGAFCTAVLDWSFPENVGFSAFISLGSMLDVDWGDLITYLGDDPNTKSIVIYMESVGNARSFLSAAREVAIAKPIIVIKAGRTEAAAKASASHTGSLAGSDAVLDAAFRRCGVLRVDRISELFNLAEILAKQPRLPKKPKLTIITNAGGPGVLATDAIIQRGGELSALAPETIAALDEFLPSHWSHSNPIDILGDAEPERYAKTLDVAIKDPNSAGFLVILTPQSMTDPTATAIALQKCVEKTDKPVIASWMGGDEVTEGELFLNRSQVPTYRYPDSAAYLFQLLWRYKYTLEGIYETPTLAPDTEGVIDRHNVNVILESIRAEGRTLLTESESKKILAAYGIPIVLTGNASTPEMAIALAEELGYPVVLKLLSTTITHKTDVGGVELNLNSAENVAKAFERIRQSVTEKVGAEHFHGVTVQPMLNLKDGYELILGSSIDRQFGPVMVFGTGGQLVEVFQDRAIALPPLNSTLARRTIEQTKIYQALKGVRGRKAVNLDELEQILVRFSRLIVEQPWIKEMDINPLFASGDRLVALDARIVLHPLDLAEKDLPKPAIRPYPLQYEKPWTSSDEREFMIRPIRPEDEPMLVQFHKTLSEQSVYFRYFHLVTLQSRVAHERLTRLCFIDYDREMALVAEYTDPDTQVTEVYAIARLSQLHGTSEGEFAMIVSDPIQRQGLGTELLRRLVEIGRNEGLTAITADILSENKGMQRVAEKAGFTLKRQNFEVVKATLDLTDE; encoded by the coding sequence ATGTCGACTTCTCCCCTCACTATCACCATTGATCCGGCCTATGATATTCTCCGGTCAGAAAAGCAGCCCCTCAGCTATTTTTTCAATCCCAAATCCGTCGCGATCATTGGTGCCACGGACAAAGAAGGTAGCGTGGGCCGGACATTGCTTTGGAATCTCATTAGTAATCCCTTTGGGGGGACGGTCTATCCGGTTAATCCTAAACGAAACAGCGTTTTAGGGGTCAAAGCCTACAAAAGCATTGCCGAGGTGCCGGAACCAGTGGAGTTAGCAGTGATTGCCATTCCTGCCCGTTTAGTTCCAACCGTGGTTCAGGAATGTGTTGATGTGGGGGTAAAGGCAGCGATTATCATCTCGGCGGGCTTTAAGGAAATTGGCGAAGAAGGAAAAGCCCTGGAAAAAGAAATTATGGCGATCGCCGCTGGGAAGTTACGGATTATCGGGCCGAACTGTTTAGGGTTAATGAATCCCCATAGTGGTTTAAATGCCACCTTTGCCCACGCGATGGCACAACCGGGTCATGTGGGGTTTATTAGTCAGAGTGGCGCCTTTTGTACAGCGGTGTTGGACTGGAGCTTTCCGGAGAATGTGGGCTTTAGTGCCTTTATTTCCCTGGGGTCGATGTTGGATGTGGACTGGGGCGATTTGATCACTTACCTTGGTGATGACCCGAACACCAAAAGCATTGTGATTTATATGGAGTCGGTGGGCAATGCTCGCTCTTTTCTCTCGGCGGCGCGGGAGGTGGCGATCGCCAAGCCGATTATCGTGATTAAGGCGGGACGGACGGAGGCGGCGGCCAAGGCTTCGGCTTCCCATACAGGTTCCTTGGCGGGGAGTGATGCGGTGTTGGATGCGGCTTTTCGACGCTGCGGGGTGCTCAGGGTAGATCGCATTTCGGAATTGTTTAATTTGGCGGAAATTCTGGCGAAACAACCCCGTTTGCCAAAAAAACCTAAACTGACGATTATCACCAATGCCGGGGGGCCTGGGGTTTTGGCGACGGATGCAATTATTCAGCGGGGCGGAGAATTGTCAGCACTGGCTCCGGAAACGATCGCCGCGTTGGATGAATTTTTACCGAGCCACTGGAGCCATAGTAATCCCATTGATATTTTGGGGGATGCGGAACCAGAACGCTATGCGAAAACCCTTGATGTGGCGATTAAAGATCCTAATAGTGCCGGATTTTTAGTAATTCTTACGCCCCAATCGATGACCGACCCCACCGCGACGGCGATCGCCTTACAGAAATGTGTGGAAAAAACCGATAAGCCGGTGATTGCCAGTTGGATGGGGGGGGATGAAGTGACCGAGGGGGAACTGTTTTTAAATCGTTCGCAAGTGCCCACCTACCGTTACCCTGATTCCGCTGCTTATCTTTTTCAACTGTTATGGCGGTACAAATACACCCTTGAGGGCATCTACGAAACACCAACCCTGGCCCCCGATACCGAAGGGGTGATCGATCGCCACAATGTCAACGTTATTCTGGAGTCGATCCGGGCAGAGGGGCGCACCTTACTGACGGAATCGGAATCGAAGAAAATTCTCGCGGCCTACGGGATCCCCATTGTCCTCACCGGTAATGCCAGCACCCCGGAAATGGCGATCGCCCTGGCAGAAGAATTGGGTTATCCGGTGGTTTTGAAGTTACTCTCCACCACGATCACCCATAAAACCGACGTGGGGGGCGTCGAATTAAATCTCAATAGCGCGGAGAATGTTGCAAAAGCCTTCGAGCGGATTCGTCAAAGTGTGACAGAAAAAGTCGGTGCCGAACATTTCCATGGGGTGACGGTGCAACCGATGCTCAACCTTAAGGATGGTTATGAACTCATCCTCGGCAGTAGTATTGATCGACAGTTTGGGCCGGTGATGGTCTTTGGTACCGGGGGGCAACTCGTTGAAGTGTTCCAAGACCGGGCGATCGCCTTACCACCGTTGAACAGTACCCTTGCCCGCCGGACTATCGAACAAACGAAAATTTACCAAGCCCTAAAAGGAGTGCGGGGTCGTAAGGCCGTTAATCTGGACGAATTGGAACAAATTCTGGTGCGTTTTAGCCGTTTGATCGTTGAGCAGCCTTGGATTAAAGAAATGGATATCAATCCCCTCTTTGCCTCCGGTGATCGCCTTGTGGCCCTTGATGCGCGGATTGTGTTGCACCCCCTTGATCTCGCGGAAAAAGATTTACCGAAACCCGCGATCCGTCCCTATCCCCTGCAATACGAAAAACCCTGGACGAGTAGCGATGAACGGGAGTTTATGATTCGTCCGATCCGCCCTGAGGATGAACCCATGCTTGTTCAATTCCACAAAACCCTCTCGGAGCAAAGCGTTTACTTCCGGTATTTTCACCTTGTCACGCTGCAAAGTCGCGTTGCCCATGAACGCTTAACCCGCCTCTGTTTCATTGACTACGACCGGGAGATGGCCCTCGTTGCGGAATACACCGACCCCGACACCCAAGTCACAGAAGTCTATGCGATCGCCCGTTTGAGTCAGCTCCATGGCACCAGCGAGGGAGAATTTGCGATGATTGTCAGCGACCCGATCCAACGCCAGGGACTTGGCACCGAACTGCTGCGACGCCTGGTGGAAATTGGCCGCAACGAAGGGTTAACGGCAATCACTGCAGATATTCTTTCAGAAAATAAAGGGATGCAGCGGGTTGCCGAGAAAGCTGGATTCACCCTCAAGCGTCAAAATTTTGAAGTGGTCAAAGCCACCCTCGACCTTACCGACGAATAA
- the rpoD gene encoding RNA polymerase sigma factor RpoD — MTQATNPVLDQTRNEGDIDYSALAEAQIKEGTDYVELTLPTKKSRKAKTSRRKETATKKKPYTEDSIRIYLQEIGRIRLLRAEEEIELARKIADLLELERMREQLTEHESRVPTDKEWAEAAGMPLKDFRRRLFHGRRAKDKMVQSNLRLVVSIAKKYMNRGLSFQDLIQEGSLGLIRAAEKFDHEKGYKFSTYATWWIRQAITRAIADQSRTIRLPVHLYETISRIKKTTKILSQELGRKPTEEEIAERMEMTIEKLRFIAKSAQLPISLETPIGKEEDSRLGDFIEADGETPEDQVSKSLLREDLENVLDTLSARERDVLRLRYGLDDGRMKTLEEIGQIFNVTRERIRQIEAKALRKLRHPNRNSILKEYIR; from the coding sequence ATGACCCAAGCGACGAATCCCGTACTGGATCAGACTCGGAATGAGGGTGATATTGATTACAGTGCCCTTGCGGAAGCGCAAATTAAAGAAGGTACCGACTATGTAGAACTTACCCTCCCCACCAAAAAAAGTCGGAAAGCAAAAACCAGTCGTCGCAAGGAAACTGCTACCAAGAAAAAACCCTACACCGAAGATTCGATTCGGATTTATCTCCAAGAAATTGGTCGGATTCGTCTCTTGCGGGCTGAAGAAGAAATTGAGCTGGCCCGGAAAATTGCCGATTTGCTCGAACTGGAGCGGATGCGGGAACAACTCACCGAGCATGAATCCCGTGTTCCCACCGATAAGGAATGGGCTGAAGCCGCTGGCATGCCCCTAAAGGATTTTCGGCGCCGCTTGTTCCATGGTCGCCGAGCAAAGGACAAGATGGTGCAATCGAACCTCCGTCTGGTGGTCTCCATTGCAAAGAAGTATATGAACCGTGGTTTGTCGTTCCAAGATTTAATCCAAGAGGGTTCTTTGGGCTTGATCCGTGCTGCTGAAAAGTTTGACCATGAAAAGGGTTATAAGTTCTCCACCTATGCCACCTGGTGGATTCGTCAGGCCATTACGCGGGCGATCGCCGATCAATCCCGCACCATTCGCTTGCCCGTCCACCTCTACGAAACCATTTCCCGCATCAAAAAGACTACCAAGATTCTCTCCCAGGAGTTAGGCCGCAAACCCACCGAGGAAGAGATCGCTGAGCGCATGGAAATGACCATCGAAAAATTGCGCTTCATTGCTAAATCTGCCCAGTTGCCGATCTCCCTGGAAACTCCCATTGGGAAAGAAGAGGATTCTCGCTTGGGTGATTTCATCGAAGCCGACGGCGAAACCCCCGAAGATCAAGTATCCAAGAGTCTGCTGCGGGAAGACCTTGAAAATGTGCTCGATACCCTCAGTGCTCGGGAGCGCGATGTGCTGCGTCTCCGTTATGGCTTGGATGATGGGCGCATGAAAACCCTCGAAGAAATTGGCCAAATCTTTAACGTGACCCGGGAGCGGATTCGCCAGATCGAAGCGAAAGCCCTCCGTAAACTGCGCCACCCCAACCGCAACAGCATTTTGAAAGAATATATCCGCTAG
- a CDS encoding carbon-nitrogen hydrolase family protein, translated as MKSYLAAAIQMTSKPDLDHNLGEAEDLIQLAVNQGAKLVTLPENFSFLGEEAAKLAQASVIAQKSEKFLKTMAQRFQITLLGGGFPVPGGENKVFNTALLISPEGQELARYHKVHLFDVNLPDGNTYKESSTVQAGHTLPQIFASPELGKIGLSVCYDVRFPELYRSLSKQGAEILCIPAAFTAYTGKDHWQTLIQARAIENTCYVIAPAQTGNHYGMRYSHGHAMIVDPWGTVLNDAGVHPGVAIAEINPNRLAQVRRQMPSLEHRVFG; from the coding sequence ATGAAATCCTATCTCGCGGCAGCGATCCAAATGACCAGTAAGCCCGACTTAGACCACAACTTGGGCGAAGCAGAAGACTTGATTCAATTGGCTGTCAACCAAGGCGCGAAACTTGTGACGCTTCCGGAAAACTTTTCCTTCCTCGGTGAAGAAGCCGCTAAGTTGGCCCAGGCCAGTGTCATTGCCCAAAAAAGCGAAAAATTTCTCAAGACCATGGCCCAGAGATTTCAAATCACCCTCCTCGGTGGTGGTTTTCCGGTGCCTGGCGGCGAAAATAAAGTCTTTAACACAGCCCTGTTGATTTCCCCCGAAGGCCAAGAATTAGCCCGCTATCACAAGGTGCATTTGTTTGATGTGAATCTGCCCGATGGGAATACCTACAAAGAATCCAGTACAGTCCAGGCGGGCCACACACTCCCCCAAATCTTTGCTTCGCCTGAGTTGGGCAAAATTGGTTTATCCGTTTGCTATGATGTGCGCTTTCCGGAGTTATATCGGTCGTTATCGAAGCAAGGGGCCGAAATTCTTTGCATTCCCGCTGCATTTACCGCCTATACCGGCAAAGACCACTGGCAAACTTTGATTCAAGCCAGAGCCATTGAAAATACTTGTTATGTGATCGCGCCGGCGCAAACAGGTAATCATTATGGAATGCGCTATTCCCACGGTCACGCGATGATCGTTGATCCTTGGGGAACCGTGCTGAATGATGCAGGAGTTCACCCAGGGGTGGCGATCGCCGAAATTAATCCCAACCGCCTAGCCCAAGTGCGCCGTCAAATGCCATCTCTCGAACACCGGGTTTTCGGTTAG
- a CDS encoding type II toxin-antitoxin system HicB family antitoxin: MDKLKYQMVIQWSDLDNCYLVGFPDFIGQTWRTHGESYQEAVQNGVECLESLIEDYEAAGETLPEPTAVLVAA; the protein is encoded by the coding sequence ATGGATAAACTCAAATATCAAATGGTAATTCAGTGGAGCGACCTTGATAATTGTTATCTGGTTGGCTTTCCAGATTTTATTGGTCAAACCTGGCGCACCCATGGCGAGAGTTATCAAGAGGCTGTTCAAAATGGTGTTGAGTGCCTAGAAAGCTTAATCGAAGACTACGAAGCGGCAGGAGAAACCTTACCGGAGCCCACCGCTGTTTTGGTCGCAGCCTAA
- a CDS encoding type II toxin-antitoxin system HicA family toxin: protein MPKKIRELKKLLRQAGFTMRPGKGSHTNWTHPKYAGRITLAGKDGTDARPYQERTILDAIQQVNEAKDDG from the coding sequence ATGCCGAAAAAGATTCGTGAGTTAAAAAAACTTTTGCGTCAGGCTGGGTTTACGATGCGGCCCGGCAAAGGAAGTCATACCAACTGGACACATCCAAAATATGCAGGCAGGATAACCTTAGCTGGAAAAGATGGGACAGATGCGAGGCCCTATCAGGAACGAACGATCCTGGATGCCATTCAACAGGTTAACGAGGCAAAGGACGATGGATAA